Proteins from a genomic interval of Xiphias gladius isolate SHS-SW01 ecotype Sanya breed wild chromosome 23, ASM1685928v1, whole genome shotgun sequence:
- the pdgfrb gene encoding platelet-derived growth factor receptor beta isoform X1, whose amino-acid sequence MRRVTASTLHPMVTVTALLCLCTELFCLEITPDDKVLILAEGSSLTITCTGLRETTWEFKRDDVPYFQVEQFPNGGQSYQIAQSGTTSSVLTLLNVSWKHTGVYQCTDRHTGETKELVVFVPDPDVWFIESSHGMVTKTSEESTIPCVVTNPNINVTLYEKDTDMPIRGHYVPSEGYKAPLEDRTYMCRGELNGEVKESQAFYVFSIIVPEAIDAYVNASKTVLKQGEPLTVNCTVHGVELVFFSWDIPNREDVKVEPLTYVLSAMSMRSCLIFPRATVAHSGNYVCHVHEGVQDQTASASVNITVLERGFVDVKPAQQQNISAKLQENVELRVEIEAYPPPQVQWSKDSTTIKEDKTITSRQENEIRYVTILTLVRVRTEQKGRYTVLVTNGDDTKEVFFDVEVQVPSQIKVLTDHHLPGKKHLVTCVAEGVPTPTIQWYSCDSMLKCSNQTAVWQPLIPEAEELSIQNNVSYSETRKTSQVRSQVTFHKPQQVTVRCETGNQAGLVDRRDIKLVSSTRFSQVAVLAAVLALVVIVIMSFIILIAVWRKKPRYEIRWKVIESVSQDGHEYIYVDPIHLPYDLAWEMPRDNLLLGRTLGSGAFGRVVEATAYGLTHSQSSTKVAVKMLKSTARRSETQALMSELKIMSHLGPHLNIVNLLGACTKHGPLYLVTEYCRYGDLVDYLHRNKHTFLQYYAEKNQDDGCLISGGSTPLSQRKGYVSFGSESDGGYMDMSKDEPSVYVPMQEQKDTIKYADIQPSPYESPYQQDIYQEQGGGRLDLVISDSSILTYDDLLGFSYQVAKGMEFLASKNCVHRDLAARNVLICEGKLVKICDFGLARDIMHDSNYISKGSTFLPLKWMAPESIFHNLYTTLSDVWSYGILLWEIFTLGGTPYPDLPMNELFYNALKRGYRMAKPAHASDEVYDIMRKCWDEKFEKRPEFSFLVHSVGNMLTDSYKKRYNQVNDNFMKSDHPAVARTKPRLSSPFPIANPSFGSPSPVTLSFPPDPYNQSPSPGNFRQEADGQEVITSYNEYIIPIPDPKPEEVFTDVPSESPASSLALEEETDSMSQDTAETLPEEDRLEETSERDALLGSSGTPEVEDSFL is encoded by the exons ATGAGGAGGGTGACGGCGTCCACGCTCCATCCGATGGTCACAGTTACAG CTCTCCTGTGTCTCTGCACTGAGTTGTTTTGCCTGGAGATCACACCTGATGACAAAGTGCTCATCCTGGCCGAGGGCTCTTCTCTCACCATTACGTGCACCGGCCTTAGAGAGACAACCTGGGAGTTTAAGAGGGATGATGTGCCGTATTTCCAAGTGGAACAATTTCCAAATGGTGGTCAAAGCTACCAAATTGCGCAAAGCGGCACCACATCCAGCGTTTTGACCTTGTTGAACGTGAGCTGGAAGCACACAGGGGTGTATCAGTGCACTGATCGACACACTGGAGAAACTAAGGAGCTGGTTGTGTTTGTCCCAG accCTGATGTGTGGTTCATAGAGAGCTCCCATGGCATGGTAACTAAGACCAGTGAGGAAAGCACCATCCCCTGTGTGGTCACAAACCCAAACATCAATGTCACCTTGTATGAGAAGGACACTGACATGCCCATCAGGGGACATTATGTTCCCAGTGAGGGGTACAAGGCACCGCTGGAGGACAGGACCTACATGTGTCGTGGAGAGCTGAATGGGGAGGTGAAAGAGTCTCAGGCGTTCTACGTCTTCAGCATTATTG TCCCCGAGGCCATCGACGCCTACGTCAATGCATCAAAGACCGTCCTGAAACAAGGCGAACCGCTGACAGTAAACTGCACGGTGCACGGAGTGGAGCTAGTGTTTTTTTCCTGGGATATCCCCAACAGAGAG GATGTTAAGGTTGAGCCGCTGACATACGTCCTGTCCGCCATGAGCATGCGCTCCTGCCTGATCTTCCCTCGTGCCACGGTGGCCCACAGCGGAAACTACGTCTGCCACGTCCATGAGGGTGTCCAAGACCAGACTGCCTCTGCCAGCGTCAACATCACTGTGCTTg agcGAGGCTTCGTGGACGTGAAGCCTGCTCagcaacaaaacatttcagccaAGTTGCAAGAGAATGTGGAGCTGAGAGTTGAGATTGAAGCCTACCCTCCCCCTCAAGTCCAATGGAGCAAAGACAGCACCACCATCAAGGAAGACAAAACCATCACATCCAGACAAGAGAATGAGATCAG GTATGTCACTATTCTCACCTTAGTGAGGGTGAGGACAGAGCAGAAGGGCCGCTACACCGTCCTTGTCACCAACGGAGATGATACAAAGGAAGTGTTCTTTGATGTGGAGGTCCAAG TTCCCTCTCAGATTAAAGTACTGACTGACCACCACCTCCCTGGGAAGAAACACTTGGTGACCTGCGTGGCTGAGGGGGTCCCAACCCCGACCATACAGTGGTACAGCTGTGACAGCATGCTCAA GTGCAGCAACCAGACAGCGGTGTGGCAGCCGCTGATACCAGAGGCAGAGGAGCTGAGCATCCAGAACAATGTGAGCTACAGTGAAACTCGCAAAACCAGTCAGGTCCGGAGCCAGGTGACCTTCCACAAGCCCCAGCAGGTCACAGTTCGCTGTGAAACCGGCAACCAAGCAGGGCTCGTGGACAGAAGAGACATCAAACTGGTGTCCAGCA CGCGGTTCTCCCAGGTGGCAGTGTTGGCTGCTGTTCTCGCCTTAGTGGTAATCGTTATCATGTCTTTTATCATCCTCATCGCTGTGTGGAGGAAG AAACCTCGCTATGAGATCAGATGGAAGGTGATAGAGTCTGTGAGCCAGGATGGTCATGAGTACATCTATGTGGACCCCATCCACCTGCCCTATGACTTGGCTTGGGAAATGCCGCGAGACAACCTGTTGCTGG gtCGCACTCTTGGATCAGGAGCCTTTGGCAGGGTGGTCGAGGCAACTGCATATGGTCTCACTCATTCCCAGTCCAGCACAAAAGTGGCAGTGAAAATGCTGAAGT CCACAGCCAGGAGGAGTGAGACCCAGGCCCTGATGTCAGAGCTTAAGATCATGAGTCACCTGGGTCCTCACCTCAACATTGTAAACTTGCTAGGAGCTTGCACCAAACATG GCCCTCTGTACCTGGTGACTGAGTACTGTCGCTATGGCGACCTGGTGGACTACCTGCACAGGAACAAGCACACCTTCCTGCAGTACTACGCTGAAAAGAACCAAGACGACGGCTGCCTCATCTCAGGAGGAAGCACTCCACTCAGCCAGAGGAAAGG CTATGTGTCTTTTGGAAGTGAGAGTGATGGAGGATACATGGACATGAGTAAAGATGAGCCCTCAGTCTACGTGCCCATGCAGGAGCAAAAAGACACCATCAAGTATGCTGACATCCAACCTTCTCCATACGAGTCTCCCTACCAGCAAGACATCTATCAGGAACAAG GTGGTGGCAGATTAGACCTGGTCATCAGTGACTCTTCCATTCTCACCTACGATGATCTTTTGGGCTTCAGCTACCAAGTGGCAAAGGGGATGGAGTTCCTCGCCTCCAAGAAT TGTGTCCATCGTGACCTCGCTGCCAGGAATGTCTTGATCTGTGAGGGCAAACTGGTGAAGATCTGTGACTTTGGCCTGGCCAGAGACATCATGCATGACTCCAACTACATCTCTAAAGGCAGC aCCTTCCTGCCCCTGAAGTGGATGGCACCAGAAAGTATTTTCCATAATTTGTACACCACCCTCAGCGATGTGTGGTCATACGGCATTCTTCTTTGGGAGATTTTCACATTGG GAGGAACCCCCTACCCTGATTTGCCCATGAATGAGTTATTCTACAATGCTCTGAAGAGAGGCTACAGAATGGCCAAACCCGCCCACGCCTCTGATGAAGT TTATGATATCATGAGGAAGTGCTGGGATGAGAAGTTTGAGAAGAGGCCTGAGTTCTCCTTTCTGGTGCACAGTGTGGGAAATATGCTGACAGACAGCTATAAAAAG AGATACAACCAAGTCAACGACAACTTCATGAAGAGTGACCACCCAGCAGTTGCTCGCACCAAACCAAGACTCTCCTCACCCTTTCCGATCGCCAACCCATCATTTGGCTCCCCCTCTCCCGTCACCCTCTCCTTTCCCCCGGACCCCTACAACCAGAGCCCGAGCCCTGGAAACTTCAGACAAGAGGCAGATGGGCAGGAAGTTATAACTTCATACAACGAATACATCATTCCCATTCCAGACCCCAAGCCAGAGGAAGTTTTCACTGATGTGCCTTCAGAAAGCCCTGCAAG ctctctggctctggaggaggagaCCGACTCCATGTCTCAGGACACGGCTGAAACTCTTCCAGAGGAGGACAGGCTGGAGGAGACCAGTGAGAGAGATGCTCTGCTGGGCTCCTCCGGGACCCCCGAGGTAGAAGACAGCTTCCTGTAG
- the pdgfrb gene encoding platelet-derived growth factor receptor beta isoform X2, whose protein sequence is MRRVTASTLHPMVTVTALLCLCTELFCLEITPDDKVLILAEGSSLTITCTGLRETTWEFKRDDVPYFQVEQFPNGGQSYQIAQSGTTSSVLTLLNVSWKHTGVYQCTDRHTGETKELVVFVPDPDVWFIESSHGMVTKTSEESTIPCVVTNPNINVTLYEKDTDMPIRGHYVPSEGYKAPLEDRTYMCRGELNGEVKESQAFYVFSIIVPEAIDAYVNASKTVLKQGEPLTVNCTVHGVELVFFSWDIPNREVEPLTYVLSAMSMRSCLIFPRATVAHSGNYVCHVHEGVQDQTASASVNITVLERGFVDVKPAQQQNISAKLQENVELRVEIEAYPPPQVQWSKDSTTIKEDKTITSRQENEIRYVTILTLVRVRTEQKGRYTVLVTNGDDTKEVFFDVEVQVPSQIKVLTDHHLPGKKHLVTCVAEGVPTPTIQWYSCDSMLKCSNQTAVWQPLIPEAEELSIQNNVSYSETRKTSQVRSQVTFHKPQQVTVRCETGNQAGLVDRRDIKLVSSTRFSQVAVLAAVLALVVIVIMSFIILIAVWRKKPRYEIRWKVIESVSQDGHEYIYVDPIHLPYDLAWEMPRDNLLLGRTLGSGAFGRVVEATAYGLTHSQSSTKVAVKMLKSTARRSETQALMSELKIMSHLGPHLNIVNLLGACTKHGPLYLVTEYCRYGDLVDYLHRNKHTFLQYYAEKNQDDGCLISGGSTPLSQRKGYVSFGSESDGGYMDMSKDEPSVYVPMQEQKDTIKYADIQPSPYESPYQQDIYQEQGGGRLDLVISDSSILTYDDLLGFSYQVAKGMEFLASKNCVHRDLAARNVLICEGKLVKICDFGLARDIMHDSNYISKGSTFLPLKWMAPESIFHNLYTTLSDVWSYGILLWEIFTLGGTPYPDLPMNELFYNALKRGYRMAKPAHASDEVYDIMRKCWDEKFEKRPEFSFLVHSVGNMLTDSYKKRYNQVNDNFMKSDHPAVARTKPRLSSPFPIANPSFGSPSPVTLSFPPDPYNQSPSPGNFRQEADGQEVITSYNEYIIPIPDPKPEEVFTDVPSESPASSLALEEETDSMSQDTAETLPEEDRLEETSERDALLGSSGTPEVEDSFL, encoded by the exons ATGAGGAGGGTGACGGCGTCCACGCTCCATCCGATGGTCACAGTTACAG CTCTCCTGTGTCTCTGCACTGAGTTGTTTTGCCTGGAGATCACACCTGATGACAAAGTGCTCATCCTGGCCGAGGGCTCTTCTCTCACCATTACGTGCACCGGCCTTAGAGAGACAACCTGGGAGTTTAAGAGGGATGATGTGCCGTATTTCCAAGTGGAACAATTTCCAAATGGTGGTCAAAGCTACCAAATTGCGCAAAGCGGCACCACATCCAGCGTTTTGACCTTGTTGAACGTGAGCTGGAAGCACACAGGGGTGTATCAGTGCACTGATCGACACACTGGAGAAACTAAGGAGCTGGTTGTGTTTGTCCCAG accCTGATGTGTGGTTCATAGAGAGCTCCCATGGCATGGTAACTAAGACCAGTGAGGAAAGCACCATCCCCTGTGTGGTCACAAACCCAAACATCAATGTCACCTTGTATGAGAAGGACACTGACATGCCCATCAGGGGACATTATGTTCCCAGTGAGGGGTACAAGGCACCGCTGGAGGACAGGACCTACATGTGTCGTGGAGAGCTGAATGGGGAGGTGAAAGAGTCTCAGGCGTTCTACGTCTTCAGCATTATTG TCCCCGAGGCCATCGACGCCTACGTCAATGCATCAAAGACCGTCCTGAAACAAGGCGAACCGCTGACAGTAAACTGCACGGTGCACGGAGTGGAGCTAGTGTTTTTTTCCTGGGATATCCCCAACAGAGAG GTTGAGCCGCTGACATACGTCCTGTCCGCCATGAGCATGCGCTCCTGCCTGATCTTCCCTCGTGCCACGGTGGCCCACAGCGGAAACTACGTCTGCCACGTCCATGAGGGTGTCCAAGACCAGACTGCCTCTGCCAGCGTCAACATCACTGTGCTTg agcGAGGCTTCGTGGACGTGAAGCCTGCTCagcaacaaaacatttcagccaAGTTGCAAGAGAATGTGGAGCTGAGAGTTGAGATTGAAGCCTACCCTCCCCCTCAAGTCCAATGGAGCAAAGACAGCACCACCATCAAGGAAGACAAAACCATCACATCCAGACAAGAGAATGAGATCAG GTATGTCACTATTCTCACCTTAGTGAGGGTGAGGACAGAGCAGAAGGGCCGCTACACCGTCCTTGTCACCAACGGAGATGATACAAAGGAAGTGTTCTTTGATGTGGAGGTCCAAG TTCCCTCTCAGATTAAAGTACTGACTGACCACCACCTCCCTGGGAAGAAACACTTGGTGACCTGCGTGGCTGAGGGGGTCCCAACCCCGACCATACAGTGGTACAGCTGTGACAGCATGCTCAA GTGCAGCAACCAGACAGCGGTGTGGCAGCCGCTGATACCAGAGGCAGAGGAGCTGAGCATCCAGAACAATGTGAGCTACAGTGAAACTCGCAAAACCAGTCAGGTCCGGAGCCAGGTGACCTTCCACAAGCCCCAGCAGGTCACAGTTCGCTGTGAAACCGGCAACCAAGCAGGGCTCGTGGACAGAAGAGACATCAAACTGGTGTCCAGCA CGCGGTTCTCCCAGGTGGCAGTGTTGGCTGCTGTTCTCGCCTTAGTGGTAATCGTTATCATGTCTTTTATCATCCTCATCGCTGTGTGGAGGAAG AAACCTCGCTATGAGATCAGATGGAAGGTGATAGAGTCTGTGAGCCAGGATGGTCATGAGTACATCTATGTGGACCCCATCCACCTGCCCTATGACTTGGCTTGGGAAATGCCGCGAGACAACCTGTTGCTGG gtCGCACTCTTGGATCAGGAGCCTTTGGCAGGGTGGTCGAGGCAACTGCATATGGTCTCACTCATTCCCAGTCCAGCACAAAAGTGGCAGTGAAAATGCTGAAGT CCACAGCCAGGAGGAGTGAGACCCAGGCCCTGATGTCAGAGCTTAAGATCATGAGTCACCTGGGTCCTCACCTCAACATTGTAAACTTGCTAGGAGCTTGCACCAAACATG GCCCTCTGTACCTGGTGACTGAGTACTGTCGCTATGGCGACCTGGTGGACTACCTGCACAGGAACAAGCACACCTTCCTGCAGTACTACGCTGAAAAGAACCAAGACGACGGCTGCCTCATCTCAGGAGGAAGCACTCCACTCAGCCAGAGGAAAGG CTATGTGTCTTTTGGAAGTGAGAGTGATGGAGGATACATGGACATGAGTAAAGATGAGCCCTCAGTCTACGTGCCCATGCAGGAGCAAAAAGACACCATCAAGTATGCTGACATCCAACCTTCTCCATACGAGTCTCCCTACCAGCAAGACATCTATCAGGAACAAG GTGGTGGCAGATTAGACCTGGTCATCAGTGACTCTTCCATTCTCACCTACGATGATCTTTTGGGCTTCAGCTACCAAGTGGCAAAGGGGATGGAGTTCCTCGCCTCCAAGAAT TGTGTCCATCGTGACCTCGCTGCCAGGAATGTCTTGATCTGTGAGGGCAAACTGGTGAAGATCTGTGACTTTGGCCTGGCCAGAGACATCATGCATGACTCCAACTACATCTCTAAAGGCAGC aCCTTCCTGCCCCTGAAGTGGATGGCACCAGAAAGTATTTTCCATAATTTGTACACCACCCTCAGCGATGTGTGGTCATACGGCATTCTTCTTTGGGAGATTTTCACATTGG GAGGAACCCCCTACCCTGATTTGCCCATGAATGAGTTATTCTACAATGCTCTGAAGAGAGGCTACAGAATGGCCAAACCCGCCCACGCCTCTGATGAAGT TTATGATATCATGAGGAAGTGCTGGGATGAGAAGTTTGAGAAGAGGCCTGAGTTCTCCTTTCTGGTGCACAGTGTGGGAAATATGCTGACAGACAGCTATAAAAAG AGATACAACCAAGTCAACGACAACTTCATGAAGAGTGACCACCCAGCAGTTGCTCGCACCAAACCAAGACTCTCCTCACCCTTTCCGATCGCCAACCCATCATTTGGCTCCCCCTCTCCCGTCACCCTCTCCTTTCCCCCGGACCCCTACAACCAGAGCCCGAGCCCTGGAAACTTCAGACAAGAGGCAGATGGGCAGGAAGTTATAACTTCATACAACGAATACATCATTCCCATTCCAGACCCCAAGCCAGAGGAAGTTTTCACTGATGTGCCTTCAGAAAGCCCTGCAAG ctctctggctctggaggaggagaCCGACTCCATGTCTCAGGACACGGCTGAAACTCTTCCAGAGGAGGACAGGCTGGAGGAGACCAGTGAGAGAGATGCTCTGCTGGGCTCCTCCGGGACCCCCGAGGTAGAAGACAGCTTCCTGTAG